The following proteins are encoded in a genomic region of Primulina huaijiensis isolate GDHJ02 chromosome 3, ASM1229523v2, whole genome shotgun sequence:
- the LOC140972237 gene encoding probable BOI-related E3 ubiquitin-protein ligase 3 produces MAIEAQLYAENLGFALKGPQELFVENSCGFFDPQKRSTFYDNQENLKYLPDNSSSQLLPTHSLKDQQSTPFSQNFSAHIEKQRMEIDQFIRIKNERLGLALQEQKKQHTALIINKCEARTKLLLNQKEEQIAEASNRTFQLENILTRMEIESQTWQRVAKEKEAMVASLNNAIQRLKETVNPPPNGVDDAESCCQNIDGEKTETGKLGNMKKMVCKCCNYRNSCVIILPCRHLCSCRDCEVFLYSCPVCRNVKKATIEVLV; encoded by the exons ATGGCGATTGAAGCGCAGCTGTATGCAGAAAATCTTGGTTTTGCTTTGAAGGGTCCTCAGGAATTGTTCGTGGAAAACTCTTGTGGATTCTTCGATCCTCAAAAAAGGagtactttttatgataatcaAGAAAATCTCAAGTATTTGCCCGATAATTCTTCCAGTCAGTTACTCCCAACGCACAGCTTGAAAGATCAGCAATCGACGCCTTTTTCTCAGAACTTTTCAGCACATATCGAGAAGCAAAGAATGGAGATTGATCAGTTCATCAGAATAAag AACGAGAGATTGGGACTCGCATTACAAGAACAAAAGAAACAGCATACGGCGCTGATCATAAACAAATGCGAGGCAAGAACAAAACTTCTACTCAACCAAAAAGAAGAGCAAATCGCAGAAGCATCAAACAGAACATTTCAGCTCGAGAATATTTTAACAAGAATGGAGATCGAGAGCCAAACATGGCAGAGAGTGGCTAAAGAGAAGGAAGCCATGGTTGCATCACTGAACAACGCAATCCAACGCCTTAAAGAGACTGTGAATCCACCACCAAATGGTGTTGATGATGCGGAATCTTGCTGTCAAAACATTGATGGAGAAAAGACAGAAACTGGGAAGTTGGGGAACATGAAAAAGATGGTGTGCAAATGCTGCAATTATCGGAATTCGTGTGTAATCATTCTGCCATGCAGACATCTTTGTTCATGCAGGGATTGCGAGGTTTTTCTTTATTCTTGTCCTGTTTGTAGAAACGTGAAAAAAGCAACAATTGAGGTgttggtttaa
- the LOC140972236 gene encoding auxin-responsive protein SAUR50-like, which translates to MALKKSNKLPQAASLKQILKRCSSLGKKHGYDDEDGLPMDVPKGHFAVYVGENRSRYIVPISFLSHPEFQCLLRRAEEEFGFDHEMGITIPCEEVVFRSLTSMLR; encoded by the coding sequence atggCGCTCAAGAAATCAAACAAGCTCCCACAGGCAGCAAGCCTAAAGCAAATCCTGAAAAGATGCTCCAGCTTAGGCAAGAAACACGGCTACGACGACGAAGACGGCCTGCCGATGGACGTCCCCAAGGGCCACTTCGCTGTGTACGTGGGCGAGAACCGAAGCCGATACATCGTCCCCATTTCCTTCTTGAGCCACCCCGAGTTCCAGTGCCTTCTGCGACGAGCGGAGGAAGAATTCGGGTTCGATCATGAAATGGGAATCACTATTCCATGTGAAGAAGTTGTTTTCAGATCACTAACTTCCATGCTCAGATGA